A section of the Papio anubis isolate 15944 chromosome 16, Panubis1.0, whole genome shotgun sequence genome encodes:
- the WFDC8 gene encoding WAP four-disulfide core domain protein 8: MAGPVWASELEQVKEGASVGGLLARWIISKVPLHILCVSLWIVLNSHLFSHPHRHLPLYSPTFSWRNVAFLLLLSLALEWTSALLHKNKQKPGLCPKERLACTAELPNSCNTDFDCQEYLKCCLFACQKKCMDPFQEPCTLPVRQGNCNHDAQRWYFDFKNYRCTPFTYRGCKGNANNFLSENDCRTACMLVVKDGQCPLFPVTGRKECPPSCHSDIDCPQTDKCCESRCGFVCARAWTVKQGFCPRKPLLCAQIDKPRCLQDDECPLVEKCCSLCGLKCTDPKS; encoded by the exons GTGGATCATCTCTAAGGTTCCTCTGCACATACTTTGTGTCTCTCTCTGGATTGTGCTTAACTCCCACCTCTTTTCTCATCCACACAGGCACCTTCCTCTCTACAGCCCCACCTTCTCCTGGAGGAATGTAGCcttcctgctgcttctctccCTTGCTTTGGAGTGGACATCTGCATTGCTGCACAAGAACAAAC AGAAACCAGGGTTGTGTCCCAAAGAGAGGCTCGCCTGTACCGCTGAACTTCCGAATTCATGTAACACAGATTTTGACTGCCAGGAATACCTAAAGTGCTGCCTTTTTGCCTGTCAGAAGAAGTGCATGGATCCCTTTCAAG AACCCTGCACGCTACCTGTGAGACAAGGAAACTGTAATCATGATGCACAGCGCTGgtattttgactttaaaaattatcGCTGCACACCCTTCACATACAGGGGCTGCAAAGGGAATGCCAACAACTTCTTGAGTGAGAATGACTGCAGAACGGCTTGCATGTTAGTTG TTAAGGATGGACAATGCCCACTCTTCCCTGTCACTGGACGTAAGGAGTGTCCACCTTCATGTCACAGTGACATCGATTGTCCCCAGACAGACAAATGTTGTGAATCCAGGTGTGGCTTTGTTTGTGCCAGGGCCTGGACAG TCAAACAAGGTTTCTGCCCACGCAAGCCCTTGCTATGTGCCCAGATCGATAAACCCAGGTGCCTGCAGGATGATGAGTGCCCATTGGTGGAAAAGTGCTGCTCACTTTGTGGACTGAAATGTACGGATCCCAAGAGTTGA